In Dyadobacter sp. CECT 9275, the following proteins share a genomic window:
- the purS gene encoding phosphoribosylformylglycinamidine synthase subunit PurS codes for MKFVAEIDIMPIKEILDPQGKAVKLGLHNLGIDQVDDVRIGKHISLKLEADTEEAADEKVKTACQKLLANLIMEEFTYTLHSA; via the coding sequence ATGAAATTTGTTGCTGAAATAGATATCATGCCTATCAAGGAAATCCTGGATCCTCAGGGAAAGGCTGTAAAACTTGGCCTCCACAATCTGGGCATTGACCAGGTAGATGATGTGAGAATTGGAAAACATATCTCCCTTAAACTTGAAGCTGATACGGAAGAGGCAGCAGACGAAAAGGTGAAAACGGCTTGTCAGAAATTGTTGGCCAACCTGATCATGGAAGAATTTACTTATACCCTGCATTCCGCATAG